A window of Nicotiana tabacum cultivar K326 chromosome 24, ASM71507v2, whole genome shotgun sequence contains these coding sequences:
- the LOC107810168 gene encoding endo-1,4-beta-xylanase 5-like, with the protein MLMLKWGISPLLWTLFPFIFFATSSQAKHDDGPVYDSSAWTECQADPEAPLYNGGILVNKLPEYKPVKDINGDMVNSPTFTLQNLSPGSFYSFSSWVRVKNADSALISATIKVENTFAKCIGSVIAKKGCWSFLKGGFRWDSPSTSSQMDFQNSDRTRKNVEIELISYSLQPFKEKQWRKTQFEGINTERKRAVTVHVVDENGFRLPGAAVKVKQISTDFPFGCAVSKTILGNLPYQEWFAKRFKATVFENELKWYKTEPQLGQFNYTLVDQMMEFVRKNKLIARGHNMFWDDPVYIQDWLENMTAPQLKQAMKSRIKSVISKYRNEFVHWDVNNELLHFNFYEGKLGPNATLDMFKKVHREDPLATLFLNEYNVVERCDSKASVDRYIEKFKELKNGGVTVAGIGLESHFAIPNPPFMRAVLDKLATLKLPIWLTEVDVSKMYGLEEQAMYLEQILREGFSHPSVNGIMLWTSRSVGGCYQTCLTDEKFQNLPTGDVVDKLLLKEWQTKKKHGKTDEFGSYSFRGFLGEYNVSVVYNHKVINSYFSLGRGVETKHITLQI; encoded by the exons ATGTTGATGTTGAAGTGGGGGATAAGTCCATTACTTTGGACcctctttccttttattttctttgctACCTCTTCCCAAGCTAAACATGATG ATGGGCCTGTTTATGATTCTTCGGCTTGGACAGAG TGTCAAGCGGATCCAGAGGCGCCACTTTACAATGGAGGAATTCTAGTGAATAAATTGCCTGAATATAAACCGGTCAAAGATATCAATGGAGATATGGTTAATTCACCTACTTTTACCTTGCAAAATCTATCTCCGGGCTCGTTTTATTCCTTCTCCA GTTGGGTGAGAGTGAAAAATGCAGATTCTGCTCTAATATCAGCTACAATCAAGGTAGAGAACACATTTGCAAAATGTATAGGAAGTGTTATAGCCAAGAAAGGATGTTGGTCTTTTCTCAAAGGTGGTTTCCGTTGGGATTCACCTTCCACCTCTTCTCAGATGGATTTTCAG AATTCGGATCGGACAAGAAAGAATGTGGAGATAGAGCTTATTAGCTATTCATTACAGCCATTCAAAGAGAAGCAATGGAGAAAAACTCAATTTGAAGGGATAAACACG GAAAGGAAGCGTGCCGTTACTGTCCATGTTGTAGATGAAAATGGATTTAGGTTGCCAGGTGCAGCAGTAAAAGTAAAACAAATTTCAACAGATTTTCCATTTGGATGTGCAGTATCAAAAACAATTCTTGGAAATCTGCCTTATCAG GAATGGTTCGCTAAGCGATTCAAAGCAACAGTTTTTGAAAATGAGCTCAAGTGGTATAAGACAGAGCCACAACTTGGTCAATTCAACTATACCTTAGTAGATCAAATGATGGAATTCGTTCGTAAAAACAAACTTATAGCCAGAGGACACAACATGTTCTGGGATGACCCTGTCTATATACAAGATTGGCTTGAAAACATGACCGCTCCTCAGCTGAAACAAGCGATGAAATCCAGGATCAAAAGTGTGATAAGTAAATACAGGAATGAGTTTGTACATTGGGATGTAAACAATGAACTTCTGCATTTCAATTTTTATGAGGGAAAGCTTGGACCTAATGCTACCTTAGATATGTTCAAGAAAGTGCACCGTGAAGATCCACTGGCGACCTTGTTTCTCAACGAGTACAACGTTGTTGAACGTTGTGACTCGAAAGCTAGTGTAGACAGGTACATTGAAAAGTTTAAGGAACTAAAGAACGGCGGGGTGACTGTAGCTGGAATTGGTTTAGAGAGTCATTTTGCTATACCTAATCCTCCTTTTATGAGAGCTGTTCTTGATAAATTGGCGACGCTAAAGCTTCCTATTTGGCTAACTGAAGTGGATGTTAGCAAAATGTATGGACTCGAAGAACAAGCAATGTACTTGGAACAAATTTTAAGAGAGGGATTCTCACATCCAAGTGTGAACGGGATCATGCTTTGGACATCACGTAGCGTAGGAGGATGTTACCAAACGTGCCTTACCGATGAAAAATTCCAAAACCTTCCAACAGGTGATGTTGTTGACAAGCTGCTATTGAAAGAATGGCAAACTAAGAAGAAACATGGCAAAACAGATGAGTTTGGTTCCTATAGTTTCAGAGGTTTCTTAGGTGAATACAATGTTTCTGTTGTTTACAATCACAAAGTTATCAATTCTTATTTCTCACTTGGCCGTGGTGTCGAGACTAAGCACATTACACTTCAAATTTAG
- the LOC107810165 gene encoding auxin transporter-like protein 2, whose translation MESSDKVVETVIVGNYVEMETEGKSKDVKSKISKFFWHGGSAYDAWFSCASNQVAQVLLTLPYSFSQLGMISGISFQLFYGLMGSWTAYLISILYTEYRTRKEREKVDFRNHVIQWFEVLDGLLGKHWRNVGLAFNCTFLLFGSVIQLIACASNIYYINDNLDKRTWTYIFGACCATTVFIPSFHNYRIWSFLGLLMTTFTAWYLTVASLLHGQVEGVTHSGPTKLVLYFTGATNILYTFGGHAVTVEVMHAMWKPQKFKAIYLWATLYVMTLTLPSAAAVYWAFGDFLLDHSNAFSLLPRTPFRDMAVILMLIHQFITFGFACTPLYFVWEKAIGMHECKSLCKRAAARLPVVIPIWFLAIVFPFFGPINSTVGSLLVSFTVYIIPALAHMFTFKSAAARENAVEQPPRFVGRWAGTFTINIFVVVWVFIIGFGFGGWASMLNFIHQIDTFGLFTKCYQCPIPKQFPTPPPPYAAAPQPTPANFTHPHHP comes from the exons ATGGAATCTTCAGACAAAGTAGTAGAGACGGTAATAGTTGGAAATTATGTAGAGATGGAAACTGAAGGGAAATCTAAAGATGTTAAGTCAAAAATCTCTAAGTTTTTCTGGCATGGTGGTTCTGCTTATGATGCTTGGTTTAGTTGTGCCTCTAATCAG GTAGCTCAAGTGTTATTGACGCTGCCCTACTCATTTTCTCAACTAGGAATGATTTCTGGGATTTCATTTCAGCTCTTCTATGGTTTAATGGGTAGTTGGACAGCTTATCTTATTAGTATCCTCTATACTGAGTACAGAAccagaaaagaaagagaaaaagtcGATTTCCGCAATCATGTCATTCAG TGGTTCGAAGTTCTTGATGGGCTACTTGGAAAACATTGGAGGAACGTGGGTTTGGCATTTAATTGCACTTTTCTTCTGTTTGGATCCGTGATTCAACTCATTGCTTGTGCAAG CAATATATATTACATAAACGATAATCTGGACAAGAGAACATGGACTTATATATTTGGTGCTTGTTGTGCCACCACAGTCTTCATTCCTTCTTTCCACAATTATAGAATATGGTCTTTCCTTGGATTGTTGATGACCACTTTCACTGCTTGGTATCTTACTGTTGCATCACTACTCCATGGCCAG GTGGAGGGAGTTACGCACTCTGGACCAACCAAGTTGGTGCTATATTTCACAGGAGCCACAAACATTCTCTACACATTTGGGGGACATGCTGTTACTGT GGAGGTAATGCATGCAATGTGGAAACCACAAAAGTTCAAGGCAATTTACTTATGGGCAACACTCTATGTAATGACACTCACACTTCCATCAGCAGCAGCAGTATATTGGGCATTTGGTGATTTTCTACTTGATCACTCCAATGCCTTCTCTCTCCTTCCAAGAACACCCTTTAGAGACATGGCTGTCATTCTTATGCTCATTCATCAG TTTATAACATTTGGATTTGCTTGCACTCCATTGTATTTCGTATGGGAGAAGGCCATAGGCATGCACGAGTGCAAGAGCCTGTGCAAAAGGGCAGCGGCGAGGTTGCCGGTGGTGATTCCTATTTGGTTTCTGGCCATTGTTTTCCCTTTCTTTGGTCCTATCAATTCAACTGTTGGATCACTTCTAGTTAGCTTCACTGTCTACATTATCCCTGCTCTTGCTCACATGTTTACCTTCAAATCTGCTGCTGCTCGAGAG AATGCAGTAGAGCAACCACCAAGATTTGTAGGAAGATGGGCTGGCACATTTACAATTAACATATTTGTAGTTGTTTGGGTATTCATTATTGGTTTTGGATTTGGTGGTTGGGCTAGTATGCTCAATTTCATTCATCAAATTGATACATTTGGCCTTTTCACCAAGTGTTACCAATGCCCAATTCCTAAACAATTCCCCACCCCACCACCGCCCTACGCCGCCGCTCCACAGCCTACTCCGGCCAACTTCACTCACCCCCACCACCCATGA